One Campylobacter magnus genomic window carries:
- a CDS encoding flagellin B, protein MAFRINTNITAMNNHNNARKTDDRLNASLAHLSSGLRINKAADDASGMTIADSLRSQANSLNQAIANGNDAIGIVQTADGAMEEQIQITDTIRVKAIQAAQDGQSTDSRKALQADISRLLEELDNIAKTTSFNGKQLLNGNFSNQNFQIGAYSNETVQISIGATESSKIGHTRFETSQTFVYSNSGALSARTVGIELSGIDGFPNGYKFQDITGTELATNGFKAIVDRLNGVSDTTGVRAKVTNSITFSGIIADGTVKGLEINGATIGDIELKAGDGNAVLANAINAVKAQTGVEATVTDGKLTLTARDGRAMNIKTFSKTASVMGAITGKFSAGKSILGSLSLVREDARDIVIGIKGLSGGDQVLGAYALATKGMSTGVLNSVAQTATVTLADLNTGILTGKAAAAMGYFHAGQFSSSQYSSGTYADQLSGVTTYGGAQAMISVAESAQKQLDRIRSDIGSVQNQIVATINNISTTRVNVKAAESQIRDVDFASEASNFNKYNLLAQSGSYALSQANTVQQNVMRLLQ, encoded by the coding sequence ATGGCTTTTCGTATTAACACTAATATCACAGCGATGAACAACCACAACAACGCTCGTAAGACCGACGATAGACTAAACGCGTCTTTAGCTCACCTAAGCTCTGGTCTACGCATTAACAAAGCTGCTGATGATGCATCAGGTATGACTATCGCTGATAGTTTAAGATCACAAGCAAACTCTCTTAATCAAGCTATCGCAAACGGCAACGATGCTATCGGTATTGTTCAAACAGCAGATGGTGCGATGGAAGAGCAAATCCAAATCACAGATACAATCCGTGTAAAAGCTATCCAAGCAGCACAAGATGGTCAAAGCACTGATTCAAGAAAAGCACTTCAAGCTGACATTAGCCGCTTGCTAGAAGAGCTAGATAATATCGCTAAAACTACTAGCTTTAATGGCAAACAACTACTAAATGGTAACTTTAGCAATCAAAACTTCCAAATCGGTGCTTATAGCAATGAAACAGTTCAAATCAGCATAGGTGCAACTGAGAGTTCTAAGATTGGGCATACTAGGTTTGAGACTAGCCAAACGTTTGTTTATAGTAACTCAGGCGCATTATCAGCTAGAACAGTAGGCATAGAACTAAGCGGCATTGATGGTTTCCCTAATGGATATAAATTCCAAGATATAACTGGTACTGAGCTAGCAACTAACGGTTTTAAAGCTATTGTTGATCGTCTAAATGGTGTATCTGATACAACAGGCGTTAGAGCAAAGGTTACAAACTCTATTACCTTCTCAGGCATCATAGCTGATGGAACTGTAAAAGGCCTAGAAATCAACGGTGCAACAATCGGCGATATAGAGCTAAAAGCAGGTGATGGCAATGCCGTTCTAGCAAATGCAATAAACGCTGTAAAAGCTCAAACTGGAGTAGAGGCTACTGTAACTGATGGTAAACTAACTCTAACTGCTCGTGATGGTAGAGCCATGAATATTAAAACATTCTCTAAAACTGCTTCTGTAATGGGAGCTATAACTGGCAAATTCAGTGCTGGTAAGTCTATCCTAGGTAGCCTTTCTCTTGTAAGAGAAGATGCTAGAGATATAGTTATCGGCATAAAAGGTCTATCAGGTGGAGATCAAGTTCTTGGTGCATATGCTCTGGCAACTAAAGGTATGTCAACAGGTGTCCTAAACTCTGTGGCTCAAACAGCTACTGTAACTCTAGCTGATTTAAATACTGGAATTTTAACTGGTAAAGCTGCGGCTGCTATGGGCTACTTCCATGCTGGTCAGTTTTCTAGCTCACAATACTCAAGTGGCACTTACGCTGACCAACTAAGCGGTGTTACAACCTATGGTGGTGCGCAAGCGATGATTAGCGTGGCTGAATCAGCTCAAAAACAGCTTGATAGAATCCGCTCTGATATCGGCTCAGTTCAAAACCAAATCGTAGCTACTATAAATAATATTAGCACAACTAGGGTAAATGTAAAAGCAGCTGAGAGCCAAATCCGTGATGTAGACTTTGCTAGTGAAGCAAGTAACTTTAACAAATACAACCTACTAGCACAATCAGGCAGCTACGCTCTAAGCCAAGCAAATACCGTTCAGCAAAATGTCATGAGACTACTCCAGTAG
- the mobA gene encoding molybdenum cofactor guanylyltransferase, with protein sequence MNLKNYNALILAGGKSSRFGSDKTTEPFGDFASITHFLYERLSRVFGSVKVCAKTAKFSVPLPLLIDDFSEFAPIFVLACLDKNFCLDKNFSKPVFILPADMPFISEAEIFTLFKSLKDFDICYAKDSKKEHFLCGFFRPSIAAKAREQIAAGELAIHKLLNLCHSTSVEFERDFLNINYKDDFKKALEFAREF encoded by the coding sequence ATGAATTTAAAAAACTATAATGCTCTTATTTTAGCCGGTGGTAAAAGCAGCCGTTTTGGCAGTGATAAAACCACCGAGCCTTTTGGGGATTTTGCTAGTATTACGCATTTTTTATATGAGCGTTTGAGCCGTGTTTTTGGCTCTGTGAAAGTCTGCGCTAAGACTGCGAAGTTCTCTGTGCCCTTGCCACTTCTCATTGATGATTTTAGCGAGTTTGCGCCGATTTTTGTTCTTGCTTGCCTTGATAAAAATTTTTGCCTTGATAAAAATTTTTCTAAGCCAGTTTTTATACTGCCAGCTGATATGCCATTTATTAGCGAGGCTGAGATTTTTACGCTTTTTAAGAGTTTAAAGGACTTTGATATTTGCTACGCAAAGGATAGCAAAAAAGAGCATTTTTTATGCGGATTTTTTCGCCCTAGCATAGCAGCTAAGGCAAGAGAGCAAATAGCAGCAGGCGAGCTAGCCATACACAAACTTCTAAATCTTTGCCACTCTACTAGCGTAGAGTTTGAGCGTGATTTTTTAAATATAAATTACAAAGATGATTTTAAAAAAGCCTTAGAATTTGCTAGGGAATTCTAG